The proteins below are encoded in one region of Elgaria multicarinata webbii isolate HBS135686 ecotype San Diego chromosome 20, rElgMul1.1.pri, whole genome shotgun sequence:
- the CENPS gene encoding centromere protein S, whose protein sequence is MERGKGEEEGDGAGERLTDTQRLKAAVHYTVACLCEEVAEDKETQFSKQAIAAISEITFRQCDIFAKDLEMFARHAKRSTVNAEDVKLLARRSNSLLRYITQKSEELALNNLEQKEKRKKKSGSKKGRRTSDEQPEPVVAESEDSNMA, encoded by the exons ATGGAGCGcggaaagggggaggaagaaggcgACGGGGCGGGCGAGCGCCTCACGGACACGCag agGTTGAAAGCTGCTGTTCATTATACCGTTGCTTGCCTCTGTGAAGAGGTTGCAGAAGACAAAGAAACTCAGTTTAGTAAACAAGCCATCGCAGCTATTTCTGAGATCACCTTCAGACAGTGTG acattttTGCGAAAGACCTTGAAATGTTTGCCAG gcaTGCAAAGCGGAGTACAGTTAATGCAGAAGATGTGAAACTTTTGGCTAGAAGGAGCAACTCACTG CTGAGATATATCACCCAGAAGAGCGAAGAACTGGCTTTAAATAACCTGGAacaaaaggagaaaaggaaaaagaaatcggGCTCTAAGAAAGGGAGACGGACCTCTGATGAGCAGCCAGAACCGGTGGTGGCTGAGAGCGAAGATTCCAACATGGCATAA